The genomic DNA GAAACCGAAGGCAGCCAGATTTGAGGATCATGTGACACCAGTGTTGAATTCTAGAAAGATACtgaagtttttttttttcccggTGTAACCATCAGGAACAAATGTGGAAAAGGATGGAACTCATCGATGCACTGATCAAGCATACATCATAAGAGTCATGCAAGGGTGCGATGACGTTGATGTAAATCCGGTAAATCCTCATAGATCAGACCATGGAACTAGAATGTGGTAATACAGAGAATGTTAGAGTTAGAGTGCTATTAGTTAGAAGATAGTATCAGAATAGAACGCTGTGACTGACTCGAATCGATATCGATCGATCGGAAAATAACCACCGCAGAGGACCTTCCTGAATTGGGAAAAGCCTGTTGGTTGGACCCGAGGATCACCGACAGCCGGGTGGACCCGGGTGGCAAAGCTTCTGGAACGATTCCTCCAACCACACTCTGGCCCTTCTCTCACGTGAGCACGGGGCGGGTTTTTTACGTTTCAGCGTCGGCAAAGCCTCCGCCGGATATCTTCTGATTGGGTGATGGCAGGTATGTCCACGCAAGTTCTTTCCAGAATGTGACACCAAGGTGTCATTCGCTGCCTCTGAGTAACTCCCTTACTTGTTTGGCCAACGGTTCAACCAATGTATTCCTTTGGAATTTTCTCATGAGCTGGCGTGTTCTAGAAGGCttgtatttcttttttttgttgaTACATACAGTTTACTACAAGTACAGTACAGTATGTATTTGTACAGTAAGAGCTTTAACACGCGGCCGATGCAGGTTTGCAGCCCTTGCAGAGAACTAGACTCGAAGCAGCAGTTGAGACCGGAGACTCCATACTCCGTCGTACAGCTAAATCAGGGAAATCCGGTTTTCTGCGCACTAGTACAGTACGCTAAACTTTGTTTGTATGTAGTAAGGTGGTGGTAAAGTGTGTACCATGTCCATCCTCGCACTGTTTACTTCTGGCTCGAAGTTTCTTTGTGCAGATCGGCCTGGAGACTGATTTGTTGAATTAACCTGATTCAAGCCGGGATCTCCGTCAGGTCTCTTGTGTATTGAGAGTCTTTTGTCACCCCGTAGTATCACCCCTTGCGATAGGTGGCTTGGCGCCATGCAGATCCTGTCAGTGAGGAGCCAATCAGGGGGTCGGTTGGCGCTCGGAATATCATGATAGAAGATAACAATTGGATGGGGTGATTTACAAGACTTTGACAGTGCTTGTAGTTTATGGCATACGAGTGTATAGTACTGCTATTATATAGTACTACTTGACAGTCATTGATATCCTATTCTTCACCTACTTTGTGCACTTACAGAGTACCCTGTATATATATGTCCTCcagtgtactccgtacccgTATCCCATTCTCTGTAAAGAGTACAGTGGTAGTGCTCAGGGGCCTCTTATCAGTATGACTAAGACCCACTGCGAAGATCTTTCTCCTCTCGCCTGACTCGGCCAATCAGACAACACTACCCTCATTTCCCAATCCTCCATGACTCCACACCATCTAGAAGGGGCGTTAGTTGCCTGCTGATTTGacttgaagcaatcatgtcAATTTGTTATATCATGTTATCACGTAGAGTGCTATGATTCTGAATATCTATTGCAAGGTAATACTCACACATACTCACACATACTCACACATACTCGCACATACAAGTATCCATGATCTCTGGCACTGGCGGAAAGTATCGTCATGGTGGGGCGGATACGGTACTGTAATGATTACGGTATCAATGAATCCTGCCGTTTCGGTGGATCCGCAGAGCaagcgaaaaaaaaaaagcgggAATGCAAAAGTCGCTTTTCGCAGCGATCGATGCGCTTTTGTACGCTTTTGCTTGTATTTCAACTTCCGCtcccctcttcttttcctctctttACTCTGGCTTTGAATCTGATATTGCCGGACTGATACAATTCTCTCTTATTGTTCACTCTTTGTACATTAGCCTCGCCGGCATTTCCGACCTCTTTAACTAATCCCTTGTTCCGGCGTTTCTCCTCTTTTCCCACCCTGGAGGATTCCTTTCGTTGCCGCCTATAAGTCCTACTACTCTTACGCCCGACCGTGGTGTTTCACTTGAAAGTCTTCCGCGGTCGTTTTGACTCagccaaaagaaaaaaaaaagaagcattCATACGCATATAATTCACCCCCATAAGCCCCCCGGTCGCCTGGAGACTCATTAAACCCTCCCCGGAGAGGATCCCGGAGACCGTCCCCTGCGGAAAGAAAGCCACGGTATACCGACCGAgatgctgaagaagaagtcTCAAAACAACCCCTCCCGCTCCTTTTGGAATCACTCTCCTAGCTCGACTCCTGAACTGTCTCCCACATCGTCCTCTTCCGATAGTGAATTCGACGAAGAGATGGACTCTTCATCGGGATCCCGGCCGATCAGCTTTTCCGTCCCGCGTGGCGCTTACTGTTCGATGCGCCCGTCGCTGGAACAAGTCCTCACCAACACCGCTCCTCCCCCGTACACTCTCAGCGCATTCATGGCCTACCTTTCTCAGAACCACTGCCTCGAAACCCTTGAATTCACCCTGGAGGCCAAGCGGTACCGGGAGACGTTTGAAGCAGTTACCCACCAGCTGGGCGAATACCCCTCCGTCAACATCGATTGTCCCGAATGCCAGCACCTGTGCATGCTGTGGCAGCGACTCTTGACGGCATACATCCTCCCTGGCTCCCCTCGCGAGATCAACGTGACCAGCGACGTGCGCGGCAACATCCTCCGCGAGGCCGCCATCAACCCCCCGCCTCACCCGCAGGTTCTCGACGTCGCCGTCAAGTTGATCCATGAACTGATGGAGGAGTCGATCTTCATGCCATTCCTCAACTCCCATTCGACATCCGCCTACAGCATGCCCTCGTACTCGTCCGAGTTCTCCCCTCCTAGCGATGACGGCGTGATGGTGGTCGGCAAGTCGAGCTTCGAAGAGCACACGGAGAAGCGGTCTCGTTCGAAATCGAAGCGCCTGACTCCCCCGTCGTCCGCCAAGGAACTTGGATCGCCCTTTGTGGCGGGCAGCCACTCTAGCAAATCCAACTTTAGCCTCAGCATGATGACAAGCCTGGGCAAGTCTGGTCACCGGAGTGGTCAGACGCCGAGTCCTGGTGGTAATGACCTTTCTCTCACCGATGATTCGGGATCCAACGCTAGCATGGGAGAACTCATGACTCCGCCGACTACTCCGCCATCGACCGACCCGTTCCCGTTTCTCAGCCAGAGCCCCAAGAACCGCACCGAGAACCCTTGGAAGAAAATGTCCATGATACTGGGGTTCAAGAAGCGCGGGAACGCGAGTCGCGACATGAAGATCTTTGGCATGGACGATTGACTACCTGCCGCATTGCCTTTACTATAATATTTTACGCTTCAATGCTTATAGAGGGACGATTTGACTTACATTCTCACGACACGACTGGTCTTGTTTAGATATAATGAGCGACGTTCGCCATGTTTGCCTTTCTTTTTGGATGAGTGAACGCATTGTGCATTTCCGGcgctttctttttgttttctatATTTCCTTTGGATACTCTTTGGTTGGCGTTTGGGTGACCAAGCGAGCGATTTGATTTTTTATTTTTGAAAAGATTTTCTATACTTATAGATAGAGCATGGTCCTACATTGGACTTGGTTGCCTTTCGTTAGGCTGGCGTCGGTGCTGATTTTTGTGGGCGCGATTAATGTCACCTTTGTCTGTTAACTTGTTTTTGGGACTGCATGCTGGCATTTCATGTCTTCTCTTATTAGATAGCATCATGCGAATACCCATTAGATACCCATTTCTACCCACTTCACTATTCTGTACAAATATGTAGACAAGTTCCAACTACCTGGCAAGTTAAGCAACCGAAACCCTCCGTCCCGGCCTTGTCTCTAACGACGCAACATCCAACTCCCATCCACATTCTTCCATTGCAGACATGTACTCTCCAAACCTCCTTCCGTGATTCAGGAAAGTCAACGTCTGGTCTAGGACTCGTAGTACCCCATTCTCACCACTGTCTTTGTCAACAACtggaaatgaagaggaaagtaCGCGCGCAGCGAGTAATCCATGCATCCACGCTTTCAGCTGCG from Aspergillus chevalieri M1 DNA, chromosome 1, nearly complete sequence includes the following:
- a CDS encoding regulator of G-protein signaling domain-containing protein (COG:T;~EggNog:ENOG410PPQJ;~InterPro:IPR016137,IPR036305;~PFAM:PF00615); its protein translation is MLKKKSQNNPSRSFWNHSPSSTPELSPTSSSSDSEFDEEMDSSSGSRPISFSVPRGAYCSMRPSLEQVLTNTAPPPYTLSAFMAYLSQNHCLETLEFTLEAKRYRETFEAVTHQLGEYPSVNIDCPECQHLCMLWQRLLTAYILPGSPREINVTSDVRGNILREAAINPPPHPQVLDVAVKLIHELMEESIFMPFLNSHSTSAYSMPSYSSEFSPPSDDGVMVVGKSSFEEHTEKRSRSKSKRLTPPSSAKELGSPFVAGSHSSKSNFSLSMMTSLGKSGHRSGQTPSPGGNDLSLTDDSGSNASMGELMTPPTTPPSTDPFPFLSQSPKNRTENPWKKMSMILGFKKRGNASRDMKIFGMDD